A genomic region of Brevibacillus sp. JNUCC-41 contains the following coding sequences:
- a CDS encoding M16 family metallopeptidase, whose product MIKKYTCQNGVRIVLENIPTVRSAAIGVWIKTGSRNETPELNGVSHFLEHMFFKGTTTRNAREIAESFDSIGGQVNAFTSKEYTCYYAKVMDNHASYALEILADMFFNSTFDGEELKKEKNVVYEEIKMYEDTPDDIVHDLLSKAVYENHPLGYPILGTENTLETFNSDTLKKYVHDMYTPDKVVVSIAGNVDEKLIQEVENYFGSYQGGEDRLELVKPSFHENRITRKKDTEQAHLCLGYKGLEIGNDKTYSLITLNNILGGSMSSRLFQDVREQRGLAYSVYSYHSSYQDSGMVTVYGGTGTNQLDSLYETIQETLDTLKRDGITEKELRNSKEQLKGSLMLSLESTNSRMSRNGKNELMLGEHRTLDDIIIKIDEVTEDTVNELANQIFTEHSLSLVSPLENWDK is encoded by the coding sequence TTGATTAAGAAATACACGTGTCAAAATGGAGTTAGAATTGTATTGGAAAATATTCCGACAGTACGCTCAGCAGCAATTGGCGTATGGATCAAAACAGGTTCAAGAAATGAAACACCAGAATTGAATGGGGTTTCACATTTCCTGGAGCATATGTTCTTCAAAGGGACAACTACGAGAAATGCGCGTGAAATTGCTGAGTCGTTCGATAGTATTGGTGGACAGGTTAATGCATTCACTTCAAAAGAGTATACATGCTACTATGCTAAAGTAATGGATAACCATGCAAGCTATGCGCTTGAAATCCTTGCTGATATGTTCTTTAACTCAACATTTGATGGGGAAGAATTGAAAAAAGAAAAAAATGTCGTCTACGAAGAAATCAAAATGTACGAAGACACACCCGATGATATTGTCCATGACCTTTTAAGCAAGGCGGTATATGAAAACCATCCCCTTGGCTATCCTATACTTGGAACGGAAAATACGCTTGAAACCTTCAATAGTGATACATTAAAAAAATACGTGCATGACATGTACACACCCGATAAAGTAGTAGTGTCCATTGCTGGTAATGTGGATGAAAAATTGATTCAGGAGGTCGAAAACTATTTCGGCTCGTATCAAGGAGGGGAAGACCGTCTTGAATTGGTCAAACCTTCCTTCCATGAAAATAGGATCACCCGTAAAAAAGATACGGAACAAGCCCACTTATGCCTTGGTTACAAAGGGTTGGAAATCGGCAATGATAAAACATACAGCCTGATTACCTTAAATAATATTCTTGGGGGAAGCATGAGTAGCCGCCTATTCCAGGACGTCAGGGAGCAACGCGGCCTTGCTTATTCCGTCTATTCCTATCATTCCAGCTATCAAGATAGCGGAATGGTGACAGTATATGGGGGGACAGGCACAAACCAGCTTGACAGCCTGTATGAAACCATTCAGGAAACATTGGATACTTTAAAAAGGGATGGCATAACGGAAAAGGAATTACGTAATAGTAAAGAGCAACTTAAAGGAAGTTTGATGCTCAGCCTTGAAAGCACGAATAGCCGCATGAGCCGGAACGGAAAAAATGAGCTAATGTTAGGTGAGCACCGTACCCTAGATGATATCATCATCAAGATTGACGAAGTGACAGAGGATACCGTCAATGAATTGGCAAATCAGATCTTTACGGAACATTCCTTGTCATTAGTGAGCCCGCTGGAAAACTGGGACAAATAA
- a CDS encoding YlmC/YmxH family sporulation protein, producing MRLSELSGKEIVDVNRAERLGILGQTDLEIDETGQITSLIIPSVKWFGLLRSGSEIRVPWDHIKKIGADMVIIDFQEGLSLKDGEQMDG from the coding sequence ATGAGGTTAAGCGAACTGAGCGGTAAGGAAATAGTCGATGTGAATAGGGCGGAAAGATTAGGAATCCTTGGTCAGACGGATTTGGAAATAGATGAAACTGGACAAATTACCTCGTTGATCATCCCATCTGTCAAATGGTTCGGCCTTTTAAGGAGTGGCAGTGAAATAAGAGTGCCATGGGATCACATAAAAAAAATCGGTGCGGATATGGTCATCATTGATTTTCAAGAAGGACTTTCACTTAAAGACGGAGAGCAAATGGATGGATGA
- the dpaA gene encoding dipicolinic acid synthetase subunit A yields MLTGMQIAVIGGDARQLEVVRKLTELDAKLLLVGFEQLDHAFTGAVKEKMEDINFKEIDSVILPVRGTDSDGKVETIFSSEEVVLTEEMIKETPAHCTFYAGISNDYLDGIFKKVDRKLVLLFERDDVAIYNSIPTVEGTIMMAIQHTDFTIHGSNVAVLGLGRVGMSVARSFHALGAKVKVGARKSEDIARISEMALAPFHLNDLAAEMKNVDICINTIPFPIITAQVIAKMPVHTLIIDLASKPGGTDFRYAEKRGIKALLAPSLPGIVAPKTAGQILANALGLLIQGEFTKRKGKKI; encoded by the coding sequence ATGCTCACAGGCATGCAAATCGCTGTAATTGGTGGAGATGCGCGTCAGCTTGAAGTTGTCCGTAAACTGACAGAGCTTGATGCAAAGCTATTATTGGTAGGTTTCGAACAGCTCGACCATGCTTTTACCGGAGCGGTTAAGGAAAAAATGGAGGATATAAATTTCAAGGAAATAGATTCAGTTATCCTACCTGTCCGGGGCACCGATTCAGATGGGAAAGTAGAAACGATTTTTTCCAGTGAAGAGGTTGTTTTAACTGAAGAAATGATAAAAGAGACCCCGGCACATTGCACTTTTTATGCAGGAATCAGTAACGATTACCTCGATGGGATATTCAAGAAAGTGGATCGCAAACTTGTACTATTGTTCGAACGTGATGATGTGGCTATTTATAATTCGATTCCAACTGTTGAGGGTACGATCATGATGGCCATTCAACATACGGATTTTACGATCCATGGATCGAATGTAGCCGTTCTCGGACTGGGAAGGGTCGGTATGAGTGTAGCCCGGTCATTCCATGCACTGGGAGCAAAAGTGAAGGTGGGGGCAAGAAAAAGCGAAGATATTGCGAGGATCAGTGAAATGGCATTAGCCCCTTTTCATTTAAATGATCTTGCTGCTGAAATGAAAAATGTTGATATATGTATCAATACGATTCCTTTTCCGATAATTACTGCACAAGTTATAGCTAAAATGCCCGTTCATACATTAATCATCGACCTTGCTTCAAAACCGGGGGGAACGGATTTTCGTTACGCTGAAAAAAGGGGAATTAAGGCGCTGTTGGCACCAAGCCTGCCGGGAATAGTTGCCCCGAAAACAGCTGGTCAGATATTAGCGAATGCACTGGGACTATTGATACAAGGTGAGTTCACGAAAAGGAAGGGGAAAAAGATATGA
- a CDS encoding dipicolinate synthase subunit B encodes MSLKGKRIGFGLTGSHCTYDEVFPEIEKLVDEGAEVIPIVTSTVQNTETRFGKGEDWVERIEKLTGNHVVDTIVKAEPLGPKLPLDCMVIAPLTGNSMSKMANALTDSPVLMAAKATMRNHRPVVVAISTNDALGLNGVNLMRLMAAKDIYFVPYGQDNPKGKPSSMVARMSMIRDTIIAALEREQIQPVIVERFKDDLV; translated from the coding sequence ATGAGTCTCAAAGGTAAACGGATTGGTTTCGGATTAACAGGATCACATTGCACATATGATGAAGTGTTCCCGGAAATAGAAAAACTTGTAGATGAAGGGGCGGAAGTCATTCCAATCGTAACATCGACAGTTCAAAACACGGAAACCCGTTTTGGAAAGGGCGAGGATTGGGTCGAAAGAATAGAAAAATTGACGGGGAATCATGTCGTTGATACAATCGTCAAAGCAGAGCCTTTAGGACCTAAATTGCCACTTGATTGCATGGTGATCGCTCCTTTAACGGGTAACTCAATGAGTAAGATGGCAAATGCTCTTACCGATTCGCCAGTACTTATGGCTGCAAAAGCGACGATGAGAAATCACCGTCCGGTCGTGGTCGCGATTTCAACGAATGATGCACTTGGGTTAAATGGTGTCAATCTAATGAGGCTGATGGCTGCAAAAGATATTTATTTCGTTCCATATGGCCAGGATAATCCCAAAGGCAAACCAAGTTCCATGGTTGCAAGGATGAGCATGATAAGGGATACGATCATAGCTGCACTGGAAAGGGAACAGATTCAACCTGTCATCGTCGAAAGGTTCAAGGATGATTTAGTCTGA
- the asd gene encoding aspartate-semialdehyde dehydrogenase: MTETQGLRIAVVGATGAVGQQMISTLEQRDLPIKKIIFLSSARSAGIKLTFKGEEIEVQEAKPESFEGIDIALFSAGGSVSKELAPEAVKRGAIVVDNTSAFRMDENVPLVVPEVNEEDLKQHNGIIANPNCSTIQMVVALEPIRETYGLSKIVVSTYQAVSGAGAAAINELKEQARDLLDEKEIDPKILPVKGDEKHYQIAFNVIPQIDKFQDNGYTFEEMKMINETKKIMHMQDLPVAATCVRLPVVTGHSESVYIEVEKEGIAASQIKDLMKTAPGIVLEDEPERQVYPTPASSVGKNDVFVGRIRKDLDEDKGFHLWVVSDNLLKGAAWNSVQIAESLLKLGLVTVK, from the coding sequence ATGACTGAGACACAGGGATTGCGTATTGCAGTTGTGGGAGCAACTGGAGCAGTAGGACAACAAATGATTTCAACACTCGAACAAAGGGACTTACCGATAAAGAAAATCATCTTTTTATCATCGGCTCGTTCCGCTGGAATCAAACTTACGTTTAAGGGCGAGGAAATCGAAGTGCAGGAAGCAAAACCTGAAAGCTTTGAAGGCATAGATATCGCTTTATTCAGTGCTGGAGGAAGCGTGTCTAAGGAATTGGCTCCAGAAGCAGTGAAACGCGGTGCGATAGTAGTGGATAATACGAGCGCATTCCGCATGGATGAAAATGTTCCGCTAGTCGTTCCTGAAGTAAATGAAGAAGACTTGAAACAGCATAATGGGATCATTGCAAACCCGAATTGTTCAACTATCCAAATGGTTGTGGCATTAGAACCGATCCGCGAGACGTACGGCTTATCAAAAATTGTTGTTTCAACCTATCAGGCTGTCTCCGGTGCAGGTGCAGCAGCGATAAATGAATTAAAGGAACAGGCTCGCGACTTGCTTGATGAAAAAGAAATAGATCCGAAGATTTTACCGGTAAAAGGGGACGAAAAGCATTATCAAATCGCATTTAACGTCATTCCCCAAATCGATAAATTCCAAGATAACGGGTACACATTCGAAGAGATGAAAATGATTAATGAAACAAAGAAAATCATGCATATGCAAGACCTTCCAGTGGCTGCAACTTGTGTGAGGCTTCCTGTTGTAACAGGTCATTCGGAATCTGTATACATTGAAGTTGAAAAAGAAGGCATAGCGGCTTCTCAAATCAAGGATTTAATGAAAACGGCACCTGGAATAGTGTTAGAAGATGAACCCGAGCGACAAGTTTACCCTACGCCTGCTTCATCCGTCGGCAAGAATGATGTATTCGTCGGTCGGATTCGCAAAGATTTGGATGAAGATAAAGGCTTCCATTTATGGGTGGTTTCCGATAATCTATTAAAAGGAGCAGCTTGGAATTCAGTTCAAATTGCTGAGAGCCTTTTAAAATTAGGTTTGGTTACCGTTAAGTAA
- the dapG gene encoding aspartate kinase: MKIIVQKYGGTSVRDEESRLFAKGHIENAIKEGYKVVVVVSAMGRKGDPYATDTLLSLVNGAKASLSKREQDLLMSVGETISSVIFTNMLLEHGIDAVAYTGAQAGFLTNTDYSSAKIIEMKCDRLMKELEVKDVVVVAGFQGAAKNGDITTIGRGGSDTSAAALGAALQAERVDIFTDVEGIMTADPRIADQARPLSIVSYTEVCNMAYQGAKVIHPRAVEIAMQAKVPIRIRSTYSEGLGTLVTSMNKGSQGSDIRERLVTGIAHVPKITQIKVRAKKDQYNLQAEVFKAMANASISVDFINIYPSGVVYTVSEEMTEHALSILAELGHEPVIERNCAKVSVVGAGINGVPGVAAKIVTALSEKEIAILQSADSHTTIWVLVKEEDLIEAVNSLHYAFQLHEREVQ, encoded by the coding sequence ATGAAAATTATCGTCCAGAAGTACGGTGGGACATCCGTTCGGGATGAGGAAAGCCGTTTATTTGCCAAGGGGCATATTGAAAATGCGATCAAAGAAGGCTATAAAGTGGTGGTTGTGGTTTCAGCAATGGGAAGAAAAGGCGATCCTTATGCAACGGATACCTTACTTTCCCTAGTAAATGGAGCGAAAGCCAGCCTTTCAAAACGGGAACAGGATTTACTTATGTCAGTTGGAGAAACGATATCATCTGTCATATTCACGAACATGCTCTTGGAACATGGTATTGATGCGGTCGCTTATACTGGAGCTCAAGCGGGATTCTTGACGAATACCGACTATTCAAGTGCGAAAATTATCGAAATGAAATGCGACCGTCTCATGAAGGAACTTGAGGTGAAGGATGTAGTCGTTGTAGCAGGCTTCCAGGGAGCGGCTAAAAACGGCGACATCACGACCATCGGCCGTGGGGGAAGTGATACTTCTGCCGCTGCATTAGGCGCAGCATTGCAAGCTGAACGGGTCGATATTTTTACGGATGTGGAAGGAATCATGACGGCAGATCCACGTATTGCCGATCAAGCTCGTCCATTATCTATCGTTTCATATACGGAAGTTTGCAATATGGCATATCAAGGGGCGAAGGTCATTCATCCGCGAGCTGTTGAAATTGCGATGCAGGCGAAAGTCCCTATTCGGATAAGGTCAACATACAGTGAAGGTTTGGGGACCCTTGTTACAAGCATGAACAAGGGAAGCCAGGGCAGTGACATACGTGAAAGGCTCGTGACCGGGATTGCCCATGTACCAAAGATCACTCAAATCAAGGTACGTGCGAAAAAAGATCAATATAATCTGCAGGCAGAAGTTTTCAAAGCAATGGCCAATGCCTCTATTTCAGTGGATTTTATAAATATATATCCAAGCGGCGTAGTGTATACCGTTTCGGAAGAGATGACAGAACATGCCCTCTCGATTTTGGCCGAGCTTGGTCATGAACCGGTCATTGAAAGAAATTGTGCCAAGGTTTCAGTAGTCGGTGCAGGTATAAATGGAGTGCCAGGCGTTGCAGCGAAGATTGTCACAGCGCTTTCCGAAAAGGAAATTGCCATTCTCCAGTCTGCGGATAGCCATACGACAATTTGGGTACTCGTGAAAGAGGAAGATTTAATAGAAGCTGTTAATTCCCTGCACTATGCATTTCAATTGCATGAAAGGGAAGTCCAATGA
- the dapA gene encoding 4-hydroxy-tetrahydrodipicolinate synthase: MMIFGRVSTAMVTPFDGKGNVDFQKTTSLVNYLLKNGTDSLVLSGTTGESPTLSSEEKIALLRHVSKVVEKRVPIIMGTGSNNTYASIELTKKAEQNGADAIMLVAPYYSKTNQEGLYQHFKAIAASTTLPVMVYNIPGRASVNIEPETIIRLSKIPNIVAVKEASGDLNAMTQIIAGTDEDFALYSGDDALTLPVLAIGGVGVVSVASHIAGNELQKIVEAFISGNLKEAARLHQELLPLIKGLFAAPSPAPVKTALQLNGIDVGSVRLPIVPLTEQERLALTKVLNK; encoded by the coding sequence ATGATGATATTTGGTAGAGTATCAACCGCAATGGTCACCCCTTTCGATGGCAAGGGAAATGTCGATTTTCAAAAGACGACTTCATTGGTTAATTATTTATTAAAGAATGGAACCGATTCGCTTGTGCTTTCGGGAACGACAGGGGAATCTCCAACTTTATCTTCGGAGGAGAAAATTGCGTTATTGCGTCATGTTTCTAAGGTTGTAGAAAAACGTGTGCCCATCATCATGGGGACAGGAAGCAACAATACGTATGCTTCCATCGAGTTGACAAAAAAAGCGGAACAAAATGGCGCAGATGCGATAATGCTGGTGGCCCCGTATTATAGTAAAACGAATCAAGAAGGTCTGTACCAGCATTTTAAGGCTATTGCTGCCAGTACGACTCTCCCTGTTATGGTATATAATATCCCTGGGCGCGCTTCGGTTAACATTGAACCGGAAACGATCATCCGCCTTTCAAAAATTCCTAATATCGTAGCCGTTAAAGAAGCGAGCGGGGATTTAAACGCTATGACCCAAATCATAGCCGGCACGGATGAAGATTTTGCGTTATATAGTGGGGACGACGCATTAACACTCCCAGTATTGGCTATTGGTGGTGTGGGTGTAGTTTCGGTTGCTTCACATATTGCCGGTAATGAGTTGCAGAAAATAGTGGAGGCCTTCATCAGTGGGAATTTGAAAGAGGCAGCGAGGCTGCATCAGGAACTGTTACCGCTTATAAAAGGTTTGTTTGCAGCGCCAAGCCCTGCACCTGTCAAAACAGCGCTTCAGTTAAATGGAATTGACGTTGGCTCTGTGAGACTTCCAATCGTGCCATTGACGGAACAGGAGCGCCTTGCATTAACTAAGGTATTAAATAAATAA